In one window of Mesorhizobium sp. B2-1-1 DNA:
- the mobA gene encoding molybdenum cofactor guanylyltransferase MobA: MTTERPMTLGVVLAGGLGRRMGGGDKPTRVIGGRTMLEHVIERLGPQCDGLVLNANGDPVRFARFGLPVVADTIEGYPGPLAGMLAALDWTADNRPDVEWMVSAAGDCPFLPRDLVARLQRARMTEGADLAVAASGGQAHPVIGLWKVALRDELRHALTNEGLRKIDRWTTRYGLATVSWPAEPVDPFFNANTVEDLAEAERLAALLDANPAG, encoded by the coding sequence ATGACGACTGAGCGGCCCATGACGCTGGGCGTCGTGCTCGCCGGCGGTCTGGGTCGGCGCATGGGCGGCGGGGACAAGCCGACGCGCGTGATCGGCGGACGCACGATGCTCGAGCATGTCATCGAACGGCTGGGACCGCAATGCGACGGGCTCGTGCTTAATGCCAATGGCGACCCCGTTCGTTTCGCCCGTTTTGGCCTGCCCGTCGTCGCCGACACGATCGAGGGTTATCCGGGGCCGCTCGCCGGCATGCTCGCCGCGCTCGATTGGACGGCGGACAACAGGCCCGACGTCGAGTGGATGGTCAGCGCCGCCGGTGATTGTCCTTTCCTGCCGCGCGACCTCGTTGCACGCCTCCAGCGGGCGCGCATGACCGAGGGGGCGGATTTGGCGGTGGCGGCATCCGGTGGTCAGGCGCATCCGGTCATCGGGCTCTGGAAAGTCGCCCTGCGGGACGAATTGCGGCATGCGTTGACCAACGAGGGCCTGCGCAAGATCGACCGGTGGACCACCCGCTACGGCCTTGCCACCGTATCCTGGCCGGCAGAGCCCGTGGACCCGTTCTTCAACGCCAACACGGTCGAGGACCTCGCCGAAGCCGAGCGGCTGGCCGCGTTGCTCGACGCTAACCCGGCCGGCTGA
- a CDS encoding formate dehydrogenase accessory sulfurtransferase FdhD, which yields MLRQPEHAIITPDPQDQRLTELVAGIDQTGATVEVRVPIERALTLYLNAQEIVTMMTVNDYPEYLALGYLLNQNMLLPTDVVTDVEYDEDLQVVVVRTERNTDYEQKLRKRTQTSGCAQGTAFGDVLEAIEDITLPPAELRTSWLYELTHKINTTPSLYLEAGAIHGCVLCRKGTPICYMEDVGRHNAVDKIAGWMYRHAIDPGDKIMYTTGRLTSEMTIKTVRMGIPILVSRSGFTAWGVALARQVGLTLVGRARGKRFTALSGQERIVFDQDIASVDEEAPRHRRKGAEHDD from the coding sequence ATGCTACGCCAACCGGAACACGCCATCATCACACCCGATCCGCAAGACCAACGGCTGACGGAGCTGGTTGCGGGCATCGACCAAACAGGCGCGACGGTAGAGGTCCGCGTACCGATCGAACGTGCCCTGACGCTCTATCTCAACGCTCAGGAGATCGTCACGATGATGACGGTCAACGACTACCCTGAATATCTTGCGCTCGGCTATCTGCTGAACCAGAACATGCTTCTGCCCACCGATGTGGTGACGGACGTCGAGTATGACGAGGACCTCCAGGTCGTGGTCGTTCGCACCGAGCGCAACACCGACTACGAGCAGAAGCTCAGAAAGCGAACGCAGACTTCGGGTTGCGCCCAAGGCACTGCCTTCGGCGACGTGCTGGAGGCGATCGAGGACATCACGCTCCCGCCCGCTGAGCTTCGCACCTCCTGGCTCTACGAGCTGACGCACAAAATCAACACCACGCCGTCGCTCTATCTGGAAGCAGGCGCCATCCATGGCTGCGTCCTTTGCAGGAAGGGCACGCCAATCTGCTATATGGAAGACGTCGGCCGCCATAACGCTGTCGACAAGATCGCCGGCTGGATGTACCGCCACGCCATCGATCCGGGGGATAAGATCATGTACACGACCGGGAGGCTGACCTCCGAGATGACGATCAAGACGGTTCGGATGGGCATTCCCATCCTGGTTTCGCGTTCCGGCTTCACCGCCTGGGGCGTGGCGCTGGCCCGCCAAGTGGGGCTGACGCTGGTCGGTCGGGCGCGCGGCAAGCGCTTCACCGCACTTTCAGGCCAGGAGCGGATCGTCTTCGACCAGGATATCGCTTCGGTCGATGAGGAAGCGCCGCGCCACCGCCGCAAGGGTGCCGAGCATGACGACTGA
- the glp gene encoding gephyrin-like molybdotransferase Glp: MAQISDDCFAFGGQMRPIDETAALIASKLSAVEEVETVPLLLADGRVLAKKMVASLPLPPFTNSAVDGYAVRGADLPQTVETAFAVAGRVQAGMAANEPVRPGQTVRIFTGAPMPDGVDTVFMQEDVSIDGSGRILLPPGLKKGANVRPAGEDVALGEAVLPAGHRMRPQDIALAAALGFTELQVRRRIRVAVFSTGDEIVAPGDMRGPAQLFDSNRFMLTAMLARLCCDITDLGILVDDSRLIAEKLSEAALSHDLILTSGGVSTGEADCVKAAVESAGTLVFWRVAIKPGRPVAMGVIDGTPLIGLPGNPVASFVTFAHIARPAILALAGALQQPPTPIAMRAAFSYSKKQGRREYVRASVRAAADGCYEATKFPREGAGLLSSLVATDGLVELGEEIVRVEPGHTVQFLPYSSLM, from the coding sequence ATGGCGCAAATCTCGGATGACTGCTTCGCTTTCGGCGGACAGATGCGGCCCATCGACGAGACTGCCGCGCTGATCGCCTCGAAACTCAGCGCCGTAGAGGAGGTCGAGACGGTCCCGCTCTTGCTGGCGGATGGGCGCGTCCTGGCAAAAAAGATGGTGGCATCGCTGCCGCTGCCGCCCTTCACCAATTCCGCGGTCGACGGCTACGCCGTGCGAGGGGCAGACCTGCCGCAGACTGTCGAGACGGCGTTCGCCGTTGCCGGGAGGGTTCAGGCCGGCATGGCGGCGAATGAACCTGTGCGGCCGGGCCAGACGGTACGCATCTTCACTGGCGCTCCAATGCCCGACGGGGTCGACACGGTGTTCATGCAGGAAGACGTGAGCATCGACGGCTCCGGCAGGATCCTTCTCCCGCCCGGCCTGAAAAAGGGTGCCAATGTGCGCCCTGCGGGTGAAGATGTCGCATTGGGCGAGGCCGTCCTCCCGGCGGGCCATCGGATGCGGCCGCAAGATATCGCGCTCGCCGCCGCATTGGGGTTCACGGAACTCCAGGTTAGGCGCAGGATACGCGTCGCAGTGTTCTCGACCGGGGACGAAATCGTCGCGCCGGGAGACATGCGCGGACCGGCGCAGCTTTTCGACTCCAACCGTTTCATGCTGACGGCGATGCTCGCTCGACTCTGCTGCGACATCACCGATCTCGGTATCCTCGTGGATGACAGCAGACTGATCGCTGAAAAGCTGAGCGAAGCGGCATTAAGCCATGACCTGATCCTGACTTCGGGCGGTGTGTCGACGGGCGAGGCAGATTGCGTGAAGGCCGCCGTCGAGAGTGCCGGAACCCTGGTGTTCTGGCGCGTCGCGATCAAGCCGGGCCGGCCGGTCGCCATGGGGGTGATCGATGGAACCCCGCTGATCGGACTTCCTGGCAATCCGGTGGCGAGCTTCGTCACCTTCGCGCATATTGCCCGCCCGGCAATCCTCGCCCTTGCGGGGGCCCTCCAGCAACCACCGACCCCGATCGCTATGCGGGCCGCCTTTTCCTATAGCAAAAAGCAGGGACGGCGCGAGTATGTGCGAGCAAGCGTACGCGCGGCCGCGGATGGATGCTACGAAGCGACGAAGTTTCCCAGGGAAGGCGCAGGACTGTTGTCATCCCTGGTCGCGACCGACGGTCTCGTCGAGTTGGGAGAGGAGATAGTCCGTGTCGAGCCAGGTCACACGGTCCAGTTCCTCCCCTATTCCAGTCTTATGTGA
- a CDS encoding sulfurtransferase TusA family protein produces MPTMITTTKLDLTGLKCPLPALKTRKALKALRPGERLEVHCTDPLAVIDIPNLLNEMGERLEATERDGDRVVFMIEKTQPATM; encoded by the coding sequence ATGCCGACCATGATAACCACGACGAAGCTGGATCTGACCGGGCTTAAGTGCCCTTTGCCCGCGCTCAAGACCCGCAAGGCGTTGAAAGCCTTGAGGCCAGGCGAGCGGCTCGAGGTTCACTGCACGGACCCGCTGGCGGTCATCGATATCCCCAATCTGCTCAACGAGATGGGCGAGCGACTTGAAGCGACGGAGCGCGACGGCGATCGCGTCGTGTTCATGATCGAAAAGACGCAGCCCGCGACGATGTGA
- a CDS encoding NAD(P)H-dependent oxidoreductase subunit E: MTIQERRPRDRGPKGRPLDDAALAEVQALLGARQRRRDLLIEFLHLIQDRYGCLSARHLRALAQDMRLSQAEVYEVATFYDHFDVVKEGEMPPAPLTIRVCDSVSCMLAGADTLLAELQAGADPAAIRVMRAPCMGRCAGAPAARIGDREVDQATAEGLRRMAAAAETGVNVPDYVGLEAYRQAGGYQLLQRVRIGALTTDELIATVGDAGLRGLGGAGFPAGKKWQFVRSYPGPRLMSINGDEGEPGTFKDRIYLERDPHRAFEGALIAAHAVEAERIYLYMRDEYPAVLAILRQEIAALEATGIVKPGFIELRRGAGAYICGEESAMLESIEGKRGMPRHRPPYIAEVGLFGRPTLNHNVETLWWIRDIVEKGAQWFAAQGRPGHRGIRSWSVSGRVKNPGVKLAPAGVTVRELIDDYCGGMADGHEFKAYLPGGASGGILPAALGDIPLDFGGDLAKQGAFVGSHAIVVFSRADNIKQVTLNLMKFFKHESCGKCTPCREGTEKLVAILQEQGPMPEDKIRDLEAVMRDSSICGLGQAAPNPINHLLTHFRSDL; encoded by the coding sequence ATGACGATCCAGGAACGACGGCCGCGTGATCGCGGACCAAAGGGCAGGCCGCTGGATGACGCTGCGCTCGCCGAGGTTCAGGCGCTCCTGGGCGCGCGCCAGCGACGGCGCGACTTGCTGATCGAATTCCTTCATCTGATCCAGGACCGATATGGCTGCCTGTCGGCGCGGCATTTGCGGGCGCTGGCGCAAGATATGCGCTTGTCGCAGGCCGAGGTCTACGAGGTGGCGACCTTCTACGACCATTTCGACGTTGTGAAGGAAGGCGAGATGCCGCCTGCGCCGTTGACAATCCGCGTGTGCGATTCAGTGAGTTGCATGCTGGCGGGCGCCGACACGCTCCTGGCTGAATTGCAAGCGGGCGCCGATCCAGCGGCGATCAGGGTCATGCGCGCGCCCTGCATGGGCCGTTGCGCTGGCGCGCCTGCCGCGCGTATCGGTGATCGCGAGGTCGACCAGGCAACCGCCGAGGGCCTGAGGCGCATGGCCGCGGCAGCGGAGACCGGTGTGAACGTGCCCGATTATGTCGGGCTGGAGGCGTATCGGCAGGCGGGCGGCTACCAGCTTTTGCAGCGGGTACGGATTGGGGCGCTGACCACGGACGAGCTCATCGCCACCGTGGGCGATGCGGGCTTGAGGGGTCTGGGCGGTGCGGGTTTTCCCGCTGGCAAGAAGTGGCAGTTCGTGCGTTCCTATCCGGGCCCGCGTCTGATGTCGATCAATGGCGACGAGGGGGAGCCCGGCACCTTCAAGGACCGCATCTATCTCGAGCGAGATCCGCACCGTGCCTTTGAGGGTGCATTGATCGCGGCGCACGCCGTCGAGGCGGAACGGATCTATCTTTACATGCGTGACGAATACCCTGCGGTGCTCGCCATTCTTCGTCAGGAGATCGCCGCACTCGAGGCCACCGGCATCGTCAAGCCGGGCTTCATCGAGCTCCGCCGCGGCGCTGGTGCGTATATCTGCGGCGAGGAGAGTGCGATGCTGGAAAGCATCGAGGGCAAGCGCGGCATGCCGCGCCACCGCCCCCCCTACATCGCCGAGGTCGGCCTGTTCGGACGACCGACGCTCAACCATAATGTCGAGACGCTCTGGTGGATCCGCGACATCGTCGAAAAGGGCGCGCAATGGTTCGCTGCGCAGGGCAGGCCCGGCCACCGTGGCATCCGCTCATGGTCCGTATCCGGCCGGGTGAAAAATCCCGGCGTCAAGCTGGCGCCGGCCGGCGTCACGGTACGCGAATTGATCGACGACTATTGCGGCGGTATGGCGGACGGTCATGAGTTCAAGGCCTATTTGCCGGGTGGCGCCTCAGGCGGCATCCTGCCAGCAGCACTGGGGGACATTCCGCTCGATTTCGGCGGCGATCTGGCCAAGCAGGGCGCCTTCGTCGGGTCCCATGCTATAGTCGTGTTCTCGCGGGCCGACAATATAAAGCAGGTCACGCTCAACCTCATGAAATTCTTCAAACATGAGAGCTGCGGGAAGTGCACGCCTTGTCGCGAGGGAACCGAAAAGTTGGTGGCTATCTTGCAGGAGCAGGGCCCGATGCCGGAAGACAAGATTCGCGACCTCGAAGCCGTGATGCGCGATTCGTCGATCTGCGGCCTGGGCCAGGCGGCGCCCAATCCGATCAACCATCTGCTGACGCATTTCCGGAGTGACCTCTGA